Proteins from one Periplaneta americana isolate PAMFEO1 chromosome 6, P.americana_PAMFEO1_priV1, whole genome shotgun sequence genomic window:
- the Orc5 gene encoding origin recognition complex subunit 5 produces the protein MQFHDISCRKEQISYIMQLIGQAGEPLPSAVFVFGHNATGKTFVVSRILETIGYSHAVVNCVECYMPQLLFEPILNKIHGHKLSGANNYAPFISCDNMMDFVNCLRNSETVAQENNPCIIVLDKCEKLRDMDANLLPGFLHLQELTGLPNLCVFLLSDVVWEKFRIKEGFQEPVQVHFPQYTKDELVEILSRDRPPGDIWPEYFYDSYVRLFLGIFHRACRDLNELRHMAQLNFPKYCDPVLKGETKMDDVNRLWRNVTPHLKLSLAQLYLKTASTYEQEERIKPAALSSSATYVLSFELPYYAKFFLIAAYLASYNPAKADCRLFVKNCGKERKRKVQKKQADQLLGPKPFALDRLLAIFYAIVGEDVNLTVNLISQMSSLVRLRLITVIGDDRIDLPRYKCTVDFEFINTIARTVSFNIRKYLYEYM, from the exons ATGCAGTTCCACGATATTTCTTGCAGAAAAGAGCAAATTTCTTACATAATGCAACTAATTGGTCAG GCAGGAGAGCCTTTGCCATCAGCAGTGTTTGTGTTTGGCCACAATGCAACTGGAAAAACCTTTGTTGTGAGCCGCATTCTGGAAACTATTGGCTATAGTCATGCTGTGGTGAATTGTGTAGAATGTTACATGCCACAGTTACTTTTTGAACCAATACTTAACAAAATTCATG gtcataaactGTCAGGTGCAAACAATTATGCTCCATTTATCAGCTGTGATAATATGATGGACTTTGTTAATTGCCTCAGGAACTCTGAAACAGTAGCGCAGGAGAATAACCCATGCATAATC GTTCTGGATAAATGTGAAAAACTTAGAGATATGGATGCTAATCTTCTTCCAGGATTTCTTCACCTTCAAGAATTGACTGGTTTACCTAATTTATGTGTCTTTTTGCTTAGTGATGTTGTTTGGGAGAAATTTCGTATTAAGGAAGGTTTTCAAGAACCAGTGCAAGTCCATTTTCCACAATATACAAAag atGAACTTGTGGAGATTTTGTCACGAGATCGTCCACCAGGAGACATATGGCCGGAATATTTTTATGACAGCTATGTAAGGCTATTCTTAGGCATCTTTCATAGAGCATGCCGTGATCTTAATGAACTTAGACATATG GCTCAGCTTAATTTTCCGAAATATTGTGACCCTGTTCTGAAAGGAGAAACGAAAATGGATGATGTGAACAGATTATGGAGAAATGTAACACCTCATCTCAAATTATCTTTGGCACAGTTATACTTGAAGACGGCTTCTAC GTATGAACAGGAAGAACGTATAAAACCAGCAGCGTTGTCTTCGTCTGCaacttatgttttgagtttcgaGCTGCCGTACTATGCAAAGTTTTTTTTGATTGCTGCATATCTGGCATCCTACAATCCTGCAAAAGCAGATTGCCGTCTCTTTGTGAAGAATTGTGGCAAAGAACGTAAAAGAAAGGTTCAAAAGAAACAAGCTGACCAGCTGTTGGGTCCCAAACCATTTGCTTTAGACAGACTTCTGGCAATATTTTATGCCATTGTTGGAGAGGATGTGAACCTCACAGTTAATCTTATTTCTCAG ATGTCATCTCTGGTAAGACTACGGCTAATTACAGTAATTGGAGATGACCGCATAGACCTAcctcgatataagtgtactgtgGATTTTGAATTTATCAATACTATTGCAAG